The Streptomyces sp. SS1-1 genome has a segment encoding these proteins:
- a CDS encoding 2-phosphosulfolactate phosphatase: MDTRYVGIAELTQVPSVAVVIDVMRAFTVTAWAFARGAERIVLAESLDEALALKARHPDWVAIKDGPPAPGFDMVNSPGMLRSMDLSGRKVVQKTTAGTVGALAVKDASLVLCAGFVVAEATALLLRSRAREAVTFVVTGEDGRAEEDLACAQYIALRAAGGAPAGAAEQAAPFLHRAATSRAAEELVTGVRAGVHPDDVALCLERDRFPFAIVASRDAGVMTLRACEVPAAATEDD; the protein is encoded by the coding sequence ATGGACACTCGCTACGTCGGCATCGCCGAACTGACCCAAGTCCCCTCCGTCGCGGTCGTGATCGACGTGATGCGCGCCTTCACGGTGACCGCGTGGGCGTTCGCACGGGGAGCTGAGCGGATCGTGCTCGCCGAGTCGCTGGACGAGGCCCTGGCCCTCAAGGCGCGCCACCCGGACTGGGTGGCGATCAAGGACGGCCCGCCCGCGCCCGGCTTCGACATGGTCAACTCACCCGGCATGCTGCGGTCGATGGACCTGAGCGGGCGGAAGGTCGTACAGAAGACCACGGCCGGGACGGTCGGCGCCCTCGCGGTCAAGGACGCGTCGCTGGTGCTCTGCGCCGGCTTCGTGGTGGCGGAGGCCACGGCTCTGCTTCTGCGGTCGCGTGCCCGCGAGGCGGTCACGTTCGTGGTCACGGGGGAGGACGGGCGGGCCGAGGAGGATCTCGCGTGCGCGCAGTACATCGCGCTGCGGGCTGCCGGCGGCGCCCCGGCCGGAGCGGCCGAGCAGGCCGCCCCCTTCCTCCATCGGGCCGCCACGTCACGTGCCGCCGAGGAACTGGTGACGGGCGTACGCGCGGGCGTCCACCCGGACGACGTCGCCCTCTGCCTCGAACGGGACCGGTTCCCGTTCGCCATAGTGGCGAGCCGGGACGCGGGGGTGATGACCCTGCGTGCGTGCGAGGTGCCGGCCGCGGCGACCGAGGACGACTGA
- a CDS encoding class I SAM-dependent methyltransferase has product MRAGYQGTGPGAITPDGCAVELYRRLPAGAEPDVVTAAVPPGARILELGCGVGRVTHPLLERRFAVTAVDESQEMLDHVRGARTICSPIESLDLGETFDVVMLGSFLVHAADVEVRRGLLRACVRHLAPGGCVLIQREGEGWHANLPRERVDPGGFTVRVVSAEPTGDGANSVFVEYEFPDGTWTQTFLSRPLTKEQFEDALAEAGLTVETYLTEDGTWVRSRPAA; this is encoded by the coding sequence ATGCGGGCGGGATATCAGGGGACCGGACCCGGTGCGATCACCCCGGACGGTTGCGCGGTCGAGCTGTACCGGCGATTGCCCGCCGGGGCGGAGCCGGACGTCGTCACGGCGGCGGTGCCGCCGGGCGCGCGCATCCTGGAGTTGGGGTGCGGGGTGGGACGCGTGACCCACCCCCTCCTGGAACGGCGCTTCGCGGTGACGGCCGTCGACGAATCCCAGGAGATGCTGGACCACGTCCGCGGGGCACGGACGATATGCAGCCCGATCGAGAGCCTCGACCTGGGCGAGACGTTCGACGTCGTGATGCTCGGATCGTTCCTCGTCCATGCGGCGGACGTCGAGGTCCGGCGAGGACTGCTGCGCGCCTGCGTACGACACCTCGCACCGGGCGGCTGCGTGCTGATCCAGAGGGAGGGCGAGGGCTGGCATGCGAACCTGCCGCGCGAGCGAGTCGACCCCGGTGGCTTCACGGTACGGGTGGTGTCGGCGGAGCCGACGGGTGACGGGGCGAACTCGGTGTTCGTGGAGTACGAGTTCCCGGACGGCACCTGGACCCAGACGTTCCTCTCCCGACCACTGACGAAGGAGCAGTTCGAGGATGCTCTCGCGGAGGCGGGCCTGACGGTGGAGACGTACCTGACGGAGGACGGCACCTGGGTGCGGTCGCGTCCGGCGGCCTAG
- a CDS encoding TetR/AcrR family transcriptional regulator — protein MSEPGVAPPLAERRRAALRLEIARAAVSLFAGQGVTGTTGEQIAQCVGISARTLWRHFPTKESCVRPLLTAGLDAATDQLRHWPPGVRLLDYLTDSCRRGTLPPVDPAVLDLIRMTVDEPALRAVWLQAHDDALPVIAGLLAARAGTGADRLQVKVHASMVNGALRIAAEDYAAKCANGGETSADALAACLHAALRAVTEGLPY, from the coding sequence ATGAGCGAACCGGGGGTCGCGCCACCGCTGGCCGAACGCCGCAGAGCCGCCCTCCGGTTGGAGATCGCCCGGGCCGCCGTGAGCCTGTTCGCCGGCCAGGGGGTCACCGGGACGACCGGCGAACAGATAGCCCAGTGCGTGGGCATCTCGGCCCGCACCCTGTGGCGCCACTTCCCGACCAAGGAGAGCTGCGTACGCCCGCTGCTGACCGCCGGGCTCGACGCCGCCACGGACCAGCTACGCCACTGGCCGCCCGGCGTACGGCTGCTGGACTACCTCACCGACTCCTGCCGGCGGGGCACCCTTCCCCCCGTCGACCCGGCCGTCCTGGACCTGATCCGCATGACCGTCGACGAACCGGCGCTCCGGGCCGTCTGGTTGCAGGCCCACGACGACGCCCTGCCCGTCATCGCCGGCCTCCTCGCCGCCCGCGCCGGCACCGGCGCCGACCGGCTCCAGGTCAAGGTGCACGCCAGCATGGTCAACGGGGCCCTGCGCATCGCGGCCGAGGACTACGCGGCGAAGTGCGCGAACGGAGGCGAGACGTCGGCCGACGCGCTCGCCGCCTGCCTGCACGCCGCCCTCCGCGCGGTCACCGAAGGACTGCCCTACTGA
- a CDS encoding lipase family protein, whose amino-acid sequence MCALAVAACLGAQAIPAAAAEPGPVVSRGVTIPAFYQPPATLPAADGAVVRTEPLRLALSLPGLDGRPLPGTATRLMYKSTDANGRPVAVTGAYIEPSARWKGGGPRPVVAVAPGTMGQGDQCAASLGLEKPITFNGQTVSVGYEDIAVYRLLATGVAVVVTDYVGLGATDRVHTYVNRVEGGHALLDAVRAARALPGSSVSADSPVGLYGYSQGGGASASAAELQPTYAPDVVLAGAYAGAPPADLVAVTKGIDGSALAGALGWSINGFLQNTPELRAIAEAHLNNAGRKALADLSTACVGDAILGYGFRKSTSWTSDGTSLNDVVKAEPLLQKVIDDQRIGRRTPAAPVRVATGVKDDIVPHGQARQLAVDWCAKGADVTYKPIRLPNLGNRLLTNHLAPLLLDQGDAVDWLKDRLSGTPAASNCRSLPLQP is encoded by the coding sequence ATGTGCGCCCTGGCCGTCGCCGCCTGCCTGGGCGCCCAGGCCATACCCGCGGCGGCCGCTGAGCCGGGCCCCGTCGTCTCGCGCGGCGTCACCATCCCGGCCTTCTACCAGCCGCCGGCCACGCTGCCCGCCGCCGACGGGGCGGTCGTGCGCACCGAGCCGCTGCGCCTGGCGCTGAGCCTGCCCGGGCTCGACGGCCGCCCGCTGCCCGGCACCGCGACCCGCCTGATGTACAAGTCGACCGACGCCAACGGCCGGCCCGTCGCGGTCACCGGCGCCTACATCGAACCCTCGGCCCGCTGGAAGGGCGGCGGCCCCCGTCCCGTCGTCGCCGTGGCACCCGGCACCATGGGCCAGGGCGACCAGTGCGCGGCGTCCCTCGGGCTGGAGAAGCCGATCACCTTCAACGGGCAGACCGTGTCCGTCGGGTACGAGGACATCGCGGTCTACCGGCTGCTCGCCACCGGCGTCGCCGTCGTCGTCACCGACTACGTCGGCCTCGGCGCCACCGACCGGGTGCACACCTACGTCAACCGCGTCGAGGGCGGCCACGCCCTGCTCGACGCCGTGCGCGCGGCCCGCGCCCTGCCCGGGTCCTCCGTCTCCGCGGACTCCCCCGTCGGCCTGTACGGGTACAGCCAGGGAGGCGGCGCCAGCGCCTCGGCCGCCGAACTCCAGCCCACGTACGCCCCCGACGTCGTCCTGGCCGGCGCCTACGCGGGCGCGCCGCCCGCCGACCTCGTCGCCGTGACCAAGGGCATCGACGGCAGCGCGCTGGCGGGCGCCCTCGGCTGGTCGATCAACGGCTTCCTGCAGAACACGCCCGAACTGCGGGCCATCGCCGAAGCGCACCTCAACAACGCCGGCCGCAAGGCGCTGGCCGACCTGTCCACGGCCTGCGTCGGGGACGCCATCCTCGGCTACGGCTTCCGCAAGAGCACCTCGTGGACGAGCGACGGCACGTCCCTCAACGACGTCGTGAAGGCCGAACCGCTGCTGCAGAAGGTCATCGACGACCAGCGCATCGGCCGCCGTACGCCGGCCGCCCCGGTGCGCGTGGCCACCGGCGTGAAGGACGACATCGTGCCGCACGGCCAGGCCCGGCAGCTCGCCGTCGACTGGTGCGCGAAGGGCGCCGACGTCACCTACAAGCCCATCCGGCTGCCCAACCTCGGCAACAGACTGCTCACCAACCACCTGGCACCGCTGCTCCTCGACCAGGGCGACGCCGTCGACTGGCTCAAGGACCGCCTCTCCGGCACCCCGGCCGCCTCCAACTGCCGTTCCCTGCCGCTCCAGCCCTGA
- a CDS encoding ferric reductase-like transmembrane domain-containing protein — protein sequence MTAATNEIRTGTLPPVTVARRVMWAFVLVNVVVVESLFIASGSGKNDVLTVAKFFGLHAALLMFLQLLLVARLPWLDRRIGMDRLTVWHRWVGFALLWTVLTHATLVVLGYATLDDTTMAKTFVALSGVPASLLGMLAAAVLVVIAAVSTRPLRRRLPYEVWHGLHLTLYVALGLAFVHQLRETTTFTSSSFATAYWWVLWLFAFGALLTGRLVLPLWRNAYHRFTVAAVVPESDTVVSVYVTGRHLDKLPARAGQFCIWRFPGHHHWWLANPFSLSAAPDGRGLRLTAKAVGSTSAGLRSIPVGSRAFVEGPYGAFTALHRTRPSALLIAGGVGITPVRAMLEERTTGDVVVLYRVRSEADAVLLDEVRRLVERRGGRLHLLTGRTGEAGAPPFGAQSLHQLVPDVTERDVYVCGPPAMTTAVLTGLRELRVPAHQVHAEKFGLA from the coding sequence ATGACGGCGGCGACCAACGAGATCAGGACCGGCACCCTCCCACCGGTGACCGTGGCCCGCCGGGTGATGTGGGCGTTCGTCCTCGTCAACGTCGTGGTCGTCGAGTCGCTGTTCATCGCCTCCGGCTCCGGCAAGAACGACGTGCTCACCGTCGCCAAGTTCTTCGGACTGCACGCGGCCCTGCTGATGTTCCTCCAACTGCTGCTGGTGGCCCGGCTGCCCTGGCTGGACCGCCGGATCGGCATGGACCGCCTCACCGTGTGGCACCGCTGGGTCGGCTTCGCCCTGCTGTGGACCGTCCTCACCCACGCCACCCTCGTCGTCCTCGGCTACGCCACCCTCGACGACACCACCATGGCCAAGACGTTCGTCGCACTCAGCGGCGTCCCGGCCTCCCTGCTCGGCATGCTCGCCGCCGCAGTCCTCGTCGTCATCGCCGCCGTCTCCACCCGGCCGCTGCGCCGGCGCCTGCCGTACGAGGTCTGGCACGGGCTGCACCTCACCCTCTACGTCGCCCTCGGCCTCGCCTTCGTCCACCAGCTAAGGGAGACGACGACCTTCACCTCCTCGTCGTTCGCCACCGCCTACTGGTGGGTCCTGTGGCTGTTCGCCTTCGGCGCGCTGCTGACCGGGCGTCTCGTCCTGCCGCTGTGGCGCAACGCCTACCACCGGTTCACCGTGGCGGCCGTCGTCCCCGAGTCCGACACCGTGGTCTCCGTGTACGTCACCGGCCGCCACCTCGACAAACTCCCCGCCCGCGCCGGGCAGTTCTGCATCTGGCGGTTCCCCGGACACCACCACTGGTGGCTCGCCAACCCCTTCTCCCTCTCCGCCGCCCCCGACGGACGCGGACTGCGCCTCACCGCCAAGGCGGTCGGCAGCACCAGCGCCGGACTGCGGAGCATCCCCGTCGGCAGCCGCGCCTTCGTCGAGGGCCCCTACGGCGCCTTCACCGCCCTGCACCGCACCCGGCCCAGCGCCCTGCTCATCGCCGGCGGCGTCGGCATCACCCCGGTCCGGGCCATGCTGGAGGAGCGGACCACCGGGGACGTCGTCGTCCTGTACCGCGTCCGCAGCGAGGCCGACGCCGTCCTCCTGGACGAGGTGCGCCGCCTGGTGGAGCGGCGCGGCGGACGGCTCCACCTGCTCACGGGCCGGACCGGCGAGGCCGGGGCACCGCCGTTCGGCGCGCAGAGCCTGCATCAGCTGGTCCCCGACGTCACCGAACGCGACGTGTACGTCTGCGGCCCACCCGCCATGACGACCGCCGTCCTGACCGGCCTGCGGGAGCTGCGGGTCCCCGCCCACCAGGTGCACGCCGAGAAGTTCGGCCTGGCCTGA
- a CDS encoding lamin tail domain-containing protein: MSSSTRTPAYITVRRVAAASLATGALVSAITLPASAADHSRHQRGQVEISAVQYDSPGRDNYTNRSLNREWVELTNTTRRAVNLDGWTLRNRDGETYTFDHFRLAGRATVRIHTGIGRDTRTDLFQDLRHYVWDNRSDTATLRNDHGRRVDSESWGYERHGDKHRHGDKHRHGDKHRHGDSQHHGRYQHQR; encoded by the coding sequence TTGTCCAGCTCCACCCGCACCCCCGCCTACATCACCGTGCGCCGCGTCGCCGCGGCCTCGCTCGCCACCGGCGCGCTCGTCTCGGCGATCACGCTGCCGGCCTCCGCCGCCGACCACTCCCGCCACCAGCGGGGACAGGTGGAGATCAGTGCGGTCCAGTACGACTCCCCCGGCCGTGACAACTACACCAACCGATCCCTGAACCGCGAATGGGTGGAGCTCACCAACACCACCCGCCGCGCCGTCAACCTGGACGGATGGACCCTGCGGAACCGGGACGGCGAGACCTACACCTTCGACCACTTCCGACTCGCCGGCCGCGCCACCGTCCGGATCCACACGGGCATCGGCCGCGACACCCGCACCGACCTCTTCCAGGACCTCCGTCACTACGTCTGGGACAACCGCTCCGACACGGCCACCCTCCGCAACGACCACGGGCGCCGCGTCGACAGCGAGTCGTGGGGTTACGAGCGCCACGGAGACAAGCACCGTCACGGCGACAAGCACCGCCACGGGGACAAGCACCGCCACGGTGACAGCCAGCACCACGGCCGGTACCAGCACCAGCGCTGA
- a CDS encoding DUF4291 domain-containing protein: MTEPKHRIRALHTDRTITVYQAYSRQIGLPAARDGRFPALWQRDRMTWIKPSFLWMMYRCGWGTKEGQETVLAVEITREGFEWALSHACLSHYERGLHTDQAAWKRQLKRSPARVQWDPERDLHLQPLPYRSLQLGLTGEASHRYADEWIVSISDVTPLAQRIHGHVRDGDLDAARGLLPDERPYPVSDGALAHLHR; the protein is encoded by the coding sequence ATGACAGAACCCAAGCACCGAATCCGAGCGCTGCACACGGATCGAACGATCACCGTCTACCAGGCCTACTCCCGCCAGATCGGTCTGCCGGCCGCCCGGGACGGGCGGTTCCCGGCTCTGTGGCAGCGGGACCGGATGACGTGGATCAAGCCGTCGTTCCTCTGGATGATGTACCGCTGCGGATGGGGCACCAAGGAAGGTCAGGAGACAGTGCTGGCCGTCGAGATCACGCGCGAGGGATTCGAGTGGGCGCTGAGTCACGCCTGCCTGTCCCACTACGAGCGTGGACTCCACACCGACCAGGCCGCGTGGAAACGCCAGTTGAAGCGGTCCCCTGCCCGGGTGCAGTGGGACCCCGAGCGCGATCTGCACCTCCAACCGCTTCCGTACCGGTCCCTGCAGCTCGGCCTCACCGGCGAGGCGTCTCATCGCTACGCCGACGAGTGGATCGTCTCCATATCCGATGTCACGCCGCTGGCCCAACGCATCCACGGACACGTGCGAGACGGGGACCTGGATGCCGCGCGGGGACTCCTCCCCGATGAACGCCCCTACCCCGTGAGTGACGGGGCGCTGGCCCACCTGCACCGCTAG
- a CDS encoding MBL fold metallo-hydrolase: protein MSTSSPLAYDVFVADPIPQNVTDLVPNGDRRMFSPLSVTLVHGERDAVLVDPPLTSEQAEAVADWVEATGKNLTHVFATHGHGDHWFTAGLLAERFGAQVVASEGTIKEMHRNVSIRPQFWDRLFPGQIPDAPVTAVTVPGNRFTLEGHDLVIVEVGHSDTDETSVLHVPDLDLVVAGDVVYNGVHQYLAESGNGGRDAWRKAIDIVEELRPRRIVTGHKNKALDDDATRALTETRLYLDTADELLGQHDDALGFFNAMLDRFPDRLNPGALWGGAVALYS, encoded by the coding sequence ATGTCCACCAGCAGCCCTCTCGCCTACGACGTCTTCGTCGCCGACCCGATCCCGCAGAACGTCACGGATCTCGTCCCCAACGGGGACCGGAGGATGTTCTCGCCCCTGTCCGTCACCCTCGTCCACGGGGAGCGGGACGCCGTCCTGGTGGATCCGCCGCTGACCTCGGAACAGGCGGAGGCGGTCGCGGACTGGGTCGAGGCCACCGGCAAGAACCTGACCCATGTCTTCGCCACCCATGGTCACGGCGACCACTGGTTCACGGCGGGTCTCCTGGCGGAACGTTTCGGCGCCCAGGTCGTCGCCTCCGAGGGCACGATCAAGGAGATGCACCGCAACGTCTCCATCCGCCCGCAGTTCTGGGACCGGCTGTTCCCGGGGCAGATCCCGGACGCGCCCGTCACCGCCGTCACCGTGCCGGGCAACCGGTTCACCCTCGAAGGCCATGACCTCGTCATCGTGGAGGTCGGGCACAGCGACACCGACGAGACCAGCGTCCTGCACGTCCCCGACCTCGACCTCGTCGTGGCGGGAGACGTCGTCTACAACGGCGTGCACCAGTACCTCGCCGAGTCAGGGAACGGCGGCCGCGACGCCTGGCGCAAGGCGATCGACATCGTCGAGGAACTGCGGCCCCGCCGGATCGTCACCGGGCACAAGAACAAGGCCCTGGACGACGACGCGACTCGCGCGCTCACCGAGACCCGGCTCTACCTCGACACCGCCGACGAACTTCTCGGGCAGCACGACGACGCGCTCGGCTTCTTCAACGCCATGCTGGACCGCTTCCCCGACCGCCTGAACCCGGGCGCGCTCTGGGGCGGAGCCGTCGCGCTGTACTCCTGA
- a CDS encoding ArsR/SmtB family transcription factor, which translates to MPTDDIPETFHVTTDEQLRAVSNLTRHRIMAVLRFEPATITQIAERVGLAKGSSSYHVRLLERAGLVRVVRTRKVRGVTERYYAMAARAIVLPDPGEGAPDVLMRHAVADLEASSPDAERHVRMAHLRLTDEQFAELGARLQALADEYRELSDPALPDVTLAFALFRPAPVRTTEGDAE; encoded by the coding sequence ATGCCCACCGACGACATCCCCGAGACGTTCCACGTCACCACGGACGAGCAGTTGCGCGCGGTCTCCAACCTCACCCGGCACCGGATCATGGCCGTGCTCCGCTTCGAGCCGGCGACGATCACGCAGATCGCCGAGCGGGTCGGCCTCGCCAAGGGAAGCTCCAGCTACCACGTGCGGCTCCTGGAGCGCGCCGGACTGGTGAGGGTGGTGCGCACCCGGAAGGTGCGGGGTGTCACCGAGCGGTACTACGCCATGGCCGCCCGGGCGATCGTGCTGCCCGACCCGGGCGAGGGCGCTCCGGACGTGCTGATGCGGCACGCCGTGGCGGACCTGGAGGCCTCGTCGCCGGACGCCGAGCGGCACGTACGGATGGCGCATCTGCGGCTCACCGACGAGCAGTTCGCGGAGCTGGGGGCCCGGTTGCAGGCGCTGGCGGACGAGTACCGGGAACTGTCCGATCCCGCGCTGCCGGACGTCACGCTCGCCTTCGCGCTGTTCCGTCCGGCTCCGGTCCGCACGACGGAAGGGGACGCCGAGTGA
- a CDS encoding MFS transporter, translating to MKAGSGKSTAGFGRLWAAQTTSSLGDGVTHAALPLLALTLTRDPMTLAAVTAAGTLPWLLFGVLGGALVDRWDRRRTMWVTDAARAVLLGAAAAAAVLDVLSIPLLAAVAFLLGVGGLFFDTAATAYLPDLLRRDPALLERANSRLRGAQTAMSGFAGPPAGSALLTFGRAFPLLADAVSFLVSAVLVRSLPAMPRPAPDVRESLLRQARAGASYVFRNRLLLGLALRPAVGNIAFLAVETVLALFAHERLGIDTYGFGLLLTAEATGGLLGAGIASFLGRRLGTGTALTCTAAAEGLAILGLAAAPNAYVAGLALAVCGVGMGATMVLGPSLRQAIVPAHLMGRVASTSRMLAMCAAPVGAVVGGWLATAYDVRAPLYAAGALLLSMTAVTASMTTNRRVEAALRAVAPNRREDAAREPVAARS from the coding sequence GTGAAGGCGGGATCAGGGAAGTCGACGGCCGGGTTCGGGCGGCTGTGGGCCGCGCAGACGACCTCCTCGCTCGGTGACGGCGTCACACACGCCGCGCTGCCGCTGCTCGCGCTGACACTGACACGGGACCCGATGACGCTGGCCGCCGTCACGGCCGCGGGGACCCTGCCGTGGCTGCTCTTCGGCGTGCTCGGCGGTGCCCTGGTGGACCGTTGGGACCGGCGGCGCACGATGTGGGTGACGGACGCGGCCCGCGCGGTGCTGCTCGGGGCGGCCGCGGCCGCGGCCGTGCTCGACGTGCTGAGCATTCCCCTGCTCGCGGCCGTCGCCTTCCTGCTCGGCGTCGGCGGGCTCTTCTTCGACACCGCCGCCACCGCCTATCTGCCGGACCTCCTGCGCCGCGACCCCGCGCTCCTGGAGCGCGCCAACTCCCGTCTGCGCGGCGCGCAGACCGCCATGTCCGGGTTCGCGGGGCCGCCCGCGGGCAGTGCCCTGCTCACCTTCGGGCGGGCGTTCCCGCTGCTCGCCGACGCGGTGTCGTTCCTGGTCTCCGCCGTGCTGGTCCGTTCGCTGCCCGCCATGCCCCGGCCCGCGCCGGACGTCCGCGAGTCGCTGCTCCGGCAGGCGCGGGCCGGAGCCTCGTACGTCTTCCGGAACCGGCTGCTGCTCGGGCTCGCGCTGCGCCCGGCGGTCGGGAACATCGCCTTCCTCGCGGTGGAGACCGTCCTCGCCCTCTTCGCGCACGAGCGCCTCGGCATCGACACCTACGGTTTCGGTCTGCTCCTCACGGCGGAGGCCACCGGCGGCCTGCTCGGGGCGGGCATCGCCTCCTTCCTCGGCCGGCGGCTCGGCACCGGAACGGCACTGACCTGCACGGCCGCCGCCGAGGGGCTTGCCATCCTGGGGCTGGCCGCCGCCCCGAACGCGTACGTGGCCGGGCTCGCGCTCGCCGTCTGCGGGGTCGGCATGGGCGCCACGATGGTGCTCGGGCCCTCGCTGCGCCAGGCGATCGTTCCGGCCCACCTCATGGGCCGGGTCGCGTCCACCTCCCGCATGCTGGCCATGTGCGCCGCCCCCGTCGGAGCCGTCGTCGGCGGCTGGCTGGCCACCGCGTACGACGTCCGCGCCCCGCTCTACGCCGCCGGTGCCCTCCTGCTGTCGATGACCGCCGTCACGGCGTCCATGACCACCAACCGCCGGGTGGAGGCGGCGCTGCGTGCCGTCGCACCGAATCGCCGCGAGGACGCCGCCCGGGAGCCGGTGGCGGCCCGGTCCTGA
- a CDS encoding DUF2785 domain-containing protein codes for MTAAAAAPIDWPSLAADGFPFPEHIPASRLVDELAAALVSPDPGVRDDGAYTAAARWIREGRLDAVLEELGDSAAGRFTHPGTQARTFAPLIICLVLTRAAGVSALVPRQAAERWYAAFSAWYPNERDTRGWDDSLGWLHAVAHGADAAAAFAKVLPHRRTDLLDLCARRVTEPQTDYRYAQLEDARLARALVRVLQAPGLSAEEATGWLDVMAEALEGGGPGPVPVWAFNTFATLQSLHLHLTRGVADEDAPPHAPAVAARVADLLRLPYHWLA; via the coding sequence ATGACCGCTGCCGCTGCCGCCCCCATCGACTGGCCGTCCCTCGCGGCCGACGGGTTCCCGTTCCCCGAGCACATACCTGCCTCCCGGCTCGTCGACGAGCTGGCGGCCGCGCTGGTGTCGCCCGACCCCGGGGTCCGTGACGACGGGGCCTACACCGCGGCCGCCCGCTGGATCAGGGAGGGGCGTCTCGACGCCGTCCTGGAGGAACTCGGGGACTCGGCCGCCGGCCGGTTCACGCATCCCGGGACACAGGCCCGCACTTTCGCGCCGTTGATCATCTGCTTGGTGCTGACGCGTGCGGCCGGGGTCTCCGCTCTCGTTCCGCGGCAGGCCGCCGAGCGCTGGTACGCCGCCTTCTCGGCCTGGTACCCGAACGAGCGGGACACCCGCGGCTGGGACGACTCCCTGGGCTGGCTGCACGCCGTCGCCCATGGCGCCGACGCCGCCGCGGCGTTCGCGAAGGTCCTCCCCCACCGCCGTACGGACCTGCTCGACCTGTGCGCGCGGAGGGTGACGGAGCCTCAGACCGACTACCGGTACGCGCAGTTGGAGGATGCCCGGCTGGCCCGGGCGCTGGTACGGGTGCTTCAGGCACCCGGTCTGTCGGCCGAGGAGGCCACCGGCTGGCTGGACGTGATGGCCGAGGCGCTGGAGGGCGGCGGGCCCGGCCCCGTGCCGGTGTGGGCGTTCAACACGTTCGCCACCCTGCAGTCCCTCCATCTGCATCTGACGCGGGGCGTCGCCGACGAGGACGCCCCTCCGCACGCTCCGGCGGTCGCCGCCCGCGTCGCCGACCTCCTGCGTCTGCCCTATCACTGGCTCGCCTGA
- a CDS encoding winged helix-turn-helix transcriptional regulator, with amino-acid sequence MDAMSLPANRYCSIARTLAVLGQKWNLLLLREAFLGRTRFAEFQRIGIPNATLGQRLGDLVDAGLLERVTYQEEGERSREEYVLTQAGRDVLPVLAALSAWGDRHRPQETGQGVVYAAGGERPVHLEFRDERGEPVDQNAVTIIRGPAYHAALAAAAADRSSGRAAGDGPVS; translated from the coding sequence ATGGACGCCATGTCACTCCCCGCGAACCGGTACTGCTCGATCGCCCGCACGCTCGCCGTCCTGGGGCAGAAGTGGAACCTTCTGTTGCTGCGCGAGGCGTTCCTCGGGCGTACGCGTTTCGCGGAGTTCCAGCGCATCGGCATCCCGAACGCGACCCTCGGCCAGCGGCTCGGCGATCTCGTGGACGCCGGTCTTCTGGAGCGCGTGACCTATCAGGAAGAGGGTGAGCGCAGCCGTGAGGAGTACGTCCTCACGCAGGCCGGCCGCGATGTGCTGCCGGTGCTCGCCGCCCTCAGTGCCTGGGGGGACCGGCACCGTCCTCAGGAGACGGGCCAGGGCGTCGTGTACGCGGCCGGCGGGGAGCGGCCCGTACACCTCGAATTCCGTGACGAGCGAGGCGAGCCGGTCGACCAGAACGCCGTCACGATCATCCGGGGCCCGGCGTATCACGCCGCCCTCGCCGCCGCCGCTGCCGACCGGTCGTCCGGCCGCGCCGCCGGCGACGGCCCTGTCAGTTAG
- a CDS encoding SMI1/KNR4 family protein, protein MDDLVGTQAPGRRLTDPAESVAELEGKLPGLAAHRLPTPVVVDWPRLESVLGTALPADYKLLCELYPAFELSDFLRVGGPTPGAEVAWAEDTEDLEIVAEWCEDADLAVPMHPYPAPGGLLPWAVSNQGDYFLWTTRPAGPQEWTVTVASRNGAWWHYTGGAVQFLADLVSGVLDPWALPPVRPEITWVRQPGGDSG, encoded by the coding sequence GTGGACGATCTCGTGGGGACGCAGGCCCCAGGCCGCCGCTTGACCGACCCCGCTGAGTCGGTCGCGGAACTGGAAGGGAAGCTGCCCGGGCTTGCGGCCCACCGACTGCCGACACCGGTGGTTGTCGACTGGCCACGGCTGGAGAGCGTGCTGGGGACGGCTCTGCCCGCTGACTACAAGCTCCTCTGCGAGCTGTACCCGGCGTTCGAGCTGAGTGACTTCCTGCGCGTCGGCGGCCCGACGCCGGGTGCCGAAGTCGCCTGGGCCGAGGACACCGAGGACTTGGAGATCGTCGCCGAGTGGTGTGAGGACGCCGACTTGGCCGTCCCGATGCATCCGTACCCCGCGCCGGGCGGCCTGCTTCCCTGGGCCGTCTCCAACCAGGGGGACTACTTCCTGTGGACCACCCGCCCCGCCGGGCCGCAGGAATGGACGGTCACCGTCGCTTCGCGCAACGGTGCGTGGTGGCACTACACCGGTGGGGCGGTTCAGTTCTTGGCCGATCTGGTGAGCGGTGTCCTGGATCCCTGGGCGCTGCCGCCCGTCCGACCGGAGATCACATGGGTCCGTCAACCAGGCGGCGACAGCGGATGA